gacgcttacataggtttggtgataatgttcccctttaagcatttgGCAGGCAAACTGGTGTTGTAATAGCCCATTAAAATGTATATTCTTATCAATGGCGGACCCGGAAGGAGCTAAGAGTAtgttaactgtaaaaaaaaataaaaaaaataaaatgtatgaagcCCTTTGTTATTTATTGACATTGTAAATGCGCTCCTTCGCGGGATCTGTGTAGAGGGAGGGGAGGCCCTAAGAGTTTATTTTGTTATCCTTTTTATCTCAAGGCACACCGAAATTCCTTGTGTTTCGTTATGCATTTATGCTTCAGTGTCATTTATCCTTGGGGGACACTCAAATTTTATTACAAATCTTATTAttgattttaaattgtattcaacAATTATTTCTAACATATTTTCCGTTTGCAACAAaagatatgaaaccatgtgttaatcacaaatattttttttaaacacaatataACCTTTGGCTTAGGTCAGGTTGAtgagaaaaataagtactaatcgATTATACTGCATAAAAATAACTGACGAAAAATATATCTACAGCAATTGTTGTTGTACTAAAATTAACTAAAATGTTTTAACAAAACTGCTAATTTCATTTAGGCGCAAATGAAAAtaacagcttcaccactttagtcacaaTTTTTGCGCTTATGGAACTTCTCTCTGACTTTACCTCCTTTGCTACTGCCAcacgtggtggaaaagtgtattacaacttagtAAAACTGAAAgtggatatattttttttgtggttctCTAGGGCAGgcaccggtccgtgacgcatttggtaccgggccgcagagaaacattaaataatgtaTAAATGACTGCACTTTCTCCGACTTATTTCGCCTGTCCCATTAAACAAACCAATAAAcctgtttatagatgtacaaaactcctcataggaagttgccatttgttttatttgttataactttagcacattaatgaacatataaatgTGACAGACTGTAGCCAAAGGCTTGATTTCCACCTGCAGTCCCCAGCAGGTTGATGGAAACCTGCAGgggatctcattgcaaagaaacaggcCCAGGGCTCCCACTGATTCAGCGTTACCGTGAGTTGTATTttccatgcacttatttttgctgtatttatctggcacaagtggaaagccggtccctgaaaataatgcctacattaaaccggtccatccatccatcttcttccgcttatccgaggtcgggtcgcgggggcagcagcctaaacagggaagcccagactttcctcttcccagccacttcgtccagctcttcccgggggatcccgaggtgttcccaggccagccgttgacatagtcttcccaacgtgtcctgggtcttccccgtggcctcctaccagtcggatgtaccctaaacacctccctagggaggccttcgggtggcatcctgactagatgccagaaccacgtcatctggctcctctcgatgtggaggagcagcggctttactttgagctcctcccggatgagagagcttctcaccctatctccaaggtagagcctcgccacccggcagaggaagcttatttcggccgcttgtacccgtgatcttgtcctttcggtcataacccaaagcccatgaccataggtgaggatgggaacgtagaacgaccggtaaattgagagttttgcgtTCGATACAGCGTctgtattactgaagacgccgcaccgatccgcctttcgacctctcgatccactcttccctcactcgtgaacaaaactccgaggtacttgaactcttccacttagggcagggtctcctccccaatccggagatggcactccccccttttccgggcgaaaaccatggacttagacttggaggtgctgattctcatcccagttgcttcacaatcttgatggctgcaggattagggctctgctttttgcagatgatgtggtcctgatggcttcatctagccaagatcttcagctctcactggatcggtttgcagccgagtgtgaagtaaCTCGGatgagaataagcacctccaagtccgagtccatggttctcgcccggaaagggCTGAAGTGGcatctccgggtcggggaggagatcttgccccaagtggaggaatcaagtaccttggagtcttgttcacgagtgagggcaTCGAGAGGatcggtgcggcttcttcagtaatgcggacgctgtatcgatccgttgtggtgaaggagctgagccggaaggcaaagctctcattttaccggtcgatctacgttcccatccgcacttatggtcatgacctttgggttttgaccgaaaggacaagatcacgggtacaagcggccgaaattagcttTCCCCGTTTGGTGGCAAGGCTCTCCCttaaaggtgctgattctcatcccagtcacttcacactcggctgccaacagatccagtgaaagctgatcttggccagatgaagccatcaggaccacataatctgcaaaaagcagagacctaatcctgcagccaccacaccggataccctcaacgccctgactgcgcctagaaataaagttatgaacagaatcggtgacaggagtccaaccctcactggaaccGGTGGTGCAAAAaagattggggaccactgctctcgGGGGAGCTAGCGTACCAAAAAAGGGCACCAATTTAACCAATCtctaagatatttgatgttaacatTCTGGTCTATATTTGCAGGAAAATATTGAAGACTCGTCAACGAACTACGAATCTTCCAACCAGCGAAGAAACAGATGAGGAATGGAAGCATTTTTTTTAGAGCCCCTTTGGCATGTTTGGTATTCATGTTTGTAACATAGTGTATTGTTCGCtgtactaaaacaaaaacaaaaatacaaatgatTTGATGAACTTTATTCCATTGTGATTTTGTAAATATGCATGTGCATTACACATCCACATCACAGCAATACTACTGCATTGTACTATTCACTGCAATGCATTCATTTAGTACAAGAATGTTTAAAATTAAACAGAAAACTGATTTCATCCATAATAACTGAACTGTTAAAATTTGTACCAACAGATTTGTGTGGTGGCTCTTTAGTATTCCTCCCCTTCCTCTCCCTGGTCGTCAATGGAGTCAGCGCCGACCTCTTCGTAATCCTTCTCCAGAGCCGCCATGTCCTCCCTGGCCTCGGAGAACTCTCCCTCCTCCATGCCCTCGCCCACGTACCAGTGGACAAAGGCTCGCTTGGCATACATGAGGTCAAACTTGTGGTCGAGCCGAGCCCAGGCCTCCGCCACCGCGGTGGTGTTGCTCAGCATGCACACGGCCCTCTGGACCTTGGCCAGATCTCCACCAGGGACAACGGTGGGCGGCTGGTAGTTGATGCCCACCTTGAAGCCGGTCGGGCACCAGTCCACAAACTGGATGGTGCGCTTGTTTTTGATGGTGCCGATGGCAGCGTTGACATCTTTGGGAACCACGTCGCCGCGGTACAAAAGGCAACACGCCATGTACTTTCCGTGACGGGGGTCGCATTTCACCATCTGATTGGCGGGCTCGAAGCAGGCGTTAGTGATTTCCGCCACAGTTAATTGTTCGTGGTAGGCCTTTTCCGCGGAGATGATGGGAGCATAGGTGGCGAGAGGGAAGTGGATGCGAGGATATGGAACCAAGTTGGTCTGGAACTCTGACAGATCGACGTTCAGGGCGCCGTCGAACCGGAGGGAAGCAGTAATGGAGGACACAATCTGACCCATCAGCCTGTTCAGATTAGTATAAGTGGGACGTTCGATGTCCAGGTTCCTGCGGCAGATATCGTAGATGGCCTCGTTGTCCACCATGAAGGCACAGTCCGAGTGCTCCAGGGTGGTGTGTGTGGTCAGGATGGAGTTGTAGGGCTCCACCACGGCGGTGGAGACCTGTGGAGCCGGGTAGACGGCAAACTCCAGCTTGGACTTCTTGCCGTAGTCCACAGACAGACGTTCCATCAAGAGAGAGGTGAACCCAGACCCGGTGCCGCCACCGAAGCTGTGGAACACCAGGAACCCCTGGAGGCCCGTGCACTGGTCAGCCTGGAGATGAGAAGAACTTGTTAAAGCCCGGGTCATTGTACGCAACTCCACTTGAGGCTTCTTACCAGTTTGCGGATCCTGTCCAGCACCAGGTCGATGATCTCCTTGCCGATGGTGTAATGTCCACGTGCGTAGTTGTTAGCGGCGTCTTCCTTGCCAGTGATCAGCTGCTCGGGGTGGAACAGCTGGCGGTAGGTTCCTGTGCGGACCTCGTCTAGGGAAATCACAGGTTTACATTAGAGATGTGCGATATACCAGGTTTTGACTTTGGGGCCCAACTCCAGGTAttgttaacctttttgaacaactCCAGGTATCTTTAACCTTTTTGACCAAGGGACCCAACTTTTCAACTACAGAGAGAAAGGAATTTTGCCTACGCCTTAGGAAGTGGGTGTgtcatggcgccaaactttgatctGAGGGTTTACCACAAAACTAACATTAATAACTCGGCTCCACAAATACATATATTGATCATAATTGGTAGAGTATGTTGATGATGACACTCTGAAGTGTCGGATGGGTCAGTAGCTATTGGTACGCATTCGTGGTGGGCGGAGCCTGGTGGTGAAAACTGTTCCTCGCCCGTCCAACTGTCATTACTTCACTTTAGATTGGGTAAATCTTCCAAACTAATATCAGGCTTTAAGGTTGGGAACTTAGAATATCAACACCAACATCATCCCCTTGTGGTGGGAAATGTATTGGACGTAACTAGagctgtccgataatatcggactgctgatattatcggtcgataaatgctttaaaatgtgatcggaaattatcggtatcggtttcaaatagTTAAATTTACTACTTTTTAAAATGcctctgtacggagtggtacacggacgtagggagaagtacagagcgccgataagccttaaaggcactgcctttgcgtgccggcaccaatcacataatatctaaggcttttcacacacacaagtgaatgcaaggcatacttggtcaacagccatacaggtcacactgagggtggtcgtataaacaacttttactgttacaaatatgtgccacactgaacccacaccaaacacgaatgacaaacaaatttcgggagaacatctgcaccgtaacacaacaggaaaaatacccagaaccccacgcagcactacaatatacatccgacgccacccctgctttaggggctccgtaagtTTCCACCAGTATCGGTATTGtcaatatttgtatcgatccgccCACCCTTgcttactttaaaggcctactgaaagccactactactgaccacgcagtctgatagtttatatatcaatgatgaaatattaacattgcaacacatgccaatacaaccgggttagtttactaaattgcaattttaaatttcgtgccaagtatcctgttgaaaacgtcacggtatgatgacgcgtgcgcgtgacgtctcggattgtagtggacattttgttccagcccgattccagctaagtcgtctgctttaatcgcataattccacaatattatggccatctgttgatgaatcttttgcaatgtgttcaattaataatggagacgtcaaagaagaaagatgtaggtgggaagcggtttattgcagctccctttagcaacacaaacacagccggtgtttccttgtttcattaccggaggtgaagctttactatggaacagagcggtcaagcgaacatggttcccgaccacatgtaaccggcagtttcggtgagaaaattgtggtcataagtcggctcttgccgtagacATGAGAGGAGCTTGCGTTGTCCTTGCACcattgtcaaagaggcagctgcggagtcttgcctcctccgaccggccgccccttaatgcgggatgcttccaccgtggagaggggaaaaaagctcagcctggccccaacggctgccttcgcttcgcctcatcgagaaacgtggcttccctcagagacactggcggttaccacacccctccgactttcaggtacgactataaaATCTtactaaaagactagtaacacaataagcagataagggattttcctagtaaatgtgtataataacattttttttctagtccttatcctcatccacgaatctttcaccctcgctcaaattaatggggaaattgtcgctttctcggtccgtatcgctctcgctgctggtggccatgattgtaaacatgttaggagctttacaacccgtgacgtcacacgcacatcgtctgctacttccggtacaggcaaggcttttttattagcgaccaaaagttgcgaattttatcgttgatgttctctactaaatcctagcaaaaatatggcaatatcgcgaaatgatcaagtatgacacatagaatggacctcctatcGCCGtttgaaaatctcatttcagtaggcctataagaaCTCCAGCTTAGCGGTTTGCTAAGGTTTTTTGTAACCTCCTACGATTTCTTGTCCGTCAGTGATGACACATGCAAGTTACACCGTTTATTTGCCACCGTTGAGGTGAGGATTAGCGATTTAAGGCGTTGTGAAAGGACATTTCACTGTCAGATTTGCAGTACATGCATTACCACGATATGTCGGTAGTATTAAAATCTTGATCGTCGCAGTTTTTACCGACCTATAATGACGTCCAAATTGATATTTACCAATGACAGTGGGCTCCAGGTCCACAAACACGGCCCTGGGCACATGTTTCCCAGCTCCTGTCTCACTGAAGAAGGTGTTGAAGGAGTCGTCGCCACCACCGATGGTCTTGTCGCTGGGCATCTGGCCATCAGGCTGGATCCCATGCTCCAGGCAGTACAGTTCCCAGCAGGCGTTGCCGATCTGGACGCCGGCCTGGCCAATGTGCACGGAGATACACTCACGCTGCCCGGGTGTTGGGACACAGGGTGCAggtaaataagttttttttttaaattattattagacAAAGCCATATTCAAAATGCTAGCATTCACCTTACCATTTTTCCTGAAGCTGAGAGAGATGAGACTGAAAAGAGGAAGTAGCAGAGTAATCTCCCTGACCTGGAAAAGGAACACTTGTTAAAGAGCTGCTGGTGAAAAACTGCAAACTTTTGATTGGAGAAACTTGACAAAGTTCTCTCACTGGCTGAAACAAGGCAGTCGTGGTCTTCCAAGTGCACAAGTACAGGTTCAAATCTGTCCTCCGTGCAGTCTTCTTGCTGTAATTATGCAGACAATCACATTATTACACAATTATTGTGAGGTGGCGTCTGTGCACATGCTGTCATAGTTCGGCATGTTACGGGGGGGAAGCAATAAATGGTGAAAATAGAACAAAAATAGAGTAAAAAAAATCGCAATACACTGCCATGATTGAGTAGCACACTTTGAAAATCTTAAAAAAAGATCATGCCTAATTCTTA
Above is a genomic segment from Nerophis ophidion isolate RoL-2023_Sa linkage group LG27, RoL_Noph_v1.0, whole genome shotgun sequence containing:
- the tuba8l2 gene encoding tubulin, alpha 8 like 2 encodes the protein MRECISVHIGQAGVQIGNACWELYCLEHGIQPDGQMPSDKTIGGGDDSFNTFFSETGAGKHVPRAVFVDLEPTVIDEVRTGTYRQLFHPEQLITGKEDAANNYARGHYTIGKEIIDLVLDRIRKLADQCTGLQGFLVFHSFGGGTGSGFTSLLMERLSVDYGKKSKLEFAVYPAPQVSTAVVEPYNSILTTHTTLEHSDCAFMVDNEAIYDICRRNLDIERPTYTNLNRLMGQIVSSITASLRFDGALNVDLSEFQTNLVPYPRIHFPLATYAPIISAEKAYHEQLTVAEITNACFEPANQMVKCDPRHGKYMACCLLYRGDVVPKDVNAAIGTIKNKRTIQFVDWCPTGFKVGINYQPPTVVPGGDLAKVQRAVCMLSNTTAVAEAWARLDHKFDLMYAKRAFVHWYVGEGMEEGEFSEAREDMAALEKDYEEVGADSIDDQGEEGEEY